GGTGATTGCAACAGCAATCAGAGAAGTGATCTGTGAATCGAGGAGTATTTAACACAATCAGTCTTGTAATTCCTACATCACACCAGCAGGAGGCTCTCTGCAAAACTTGAAACTGAAAAACCTAGACTGGAGTCTGACCCATCGTACCACATTCATTTTCACCGACAGTAAAATTAACATCACTGTGATTGTTCTAAAAGcttctttttcacttttcaGTTTTAAACCACACATCAACTGACTTTCCCAACATGATACCTGTTATGTAGTTAGTTTTTGCAGCTCAGTCTGTCAGGAGACAGTCTGTTATTGCCAGTAGGAGGGTAAAGGAAGTGCAGCACAGCGGTTAGGCCAGGCCATGCAGATTACAGGGTAAATCCAGGCATTTTTGAGCCCATGCAACACCGGCCAGAGTGTACATGTGTTTGTGCAAAGTTTTTCGACCTCAGACTAAGTCAATCATAACAACAACAGAAAGAAGGATGTGAGAAGGATTCACCTTCTGTTCTTACAGCACATCCTTCCTCCTAAGACTATTTTGAATTCCTACTTACCCGTTGTGAGTGACCAGGCACTGGCGCAGCCCCATCTTTCTGAAGATGTCCACCACAATCTCCATGGGGGTGTGGTCGGTGACGGTGAAGGGGCTCATGTCCAGGATGGAGCGCAGTTTGAGGGGTCGAGGGCTGTCGGCCGGCAGGGTGGGTGCGTGCTGGGTGAAGTACACCCTGGAGTTCAACATGATGCCCTCCTGCTTGCGACGAGCATTTTCTGTTGAGAAAGGAACAAGAAAAAACattatgtacatttttattactttaatCATTTAGCAGATGCTTTTGTCCAAAATACTTTCCCCCATGTATTCACACAGAGCGATTTGAATTTCAGTGTCTTGCTTAAGGACGCTTAACCATGTAATAACACATGTCCCAATTTGTCACTTTGGTGATTCAGTGTGCTATTTTCTTCACCATTCTGGTGCTCTCTTACTGTTCTCACATTTTAGACTGAAATGTAAGAGAAAGAATTTAGTTACCGATAGCGATAGTGATGTCCCTGCGCAGAGCGAAGCCCACCAGCCTCTGGGACTCCTTGGACACTATCACAGGGAAACCATTATAACTGGTTTCATTGATAGTgctctgcagctcctccaccgTCAGGTCGTCCTGCGTCAGCACCGCTAAGGGCGGGTCGCTGCGTCGAGGCCTCATCACCTCTCTGGccagtgtgatgtgtgtgaattCCTCCTTGGCGTCCAGGAAGGGGTAACCATTCAGACGGATATGGGCCTCGTAGATTCCCTCACGGCCAAACGCGTCGCCCACCCATTTGCTGGTCATGACGGCAGCCATGAGGGGGACGATGTACTCCAACCCACCGGTCAGCTCGAAGACGATGACGACCAGGGAGACAGTCATACGGGTTACACCGCCTGAAGAAAGATCAGAGAATAAGAAATGGACATAAACACTCATCTacacaaaaagaaacaaaggtTGTAGTTTAAGGAATTTGACTTTATAAAAACACAGGGGCAGCTTTATGAAAAAAAGCAGAGTATATATCCTTGGGTTGCAGTTCAAAACCATCTATCTTAGTAAGGCATTAGGTCAATAAATAATcttatttttaaattgtgtcACCACTCCAGTGAAAATCTTACTTGTCTGCTGTACGAAACCTACATTTGTCAGTTGTCTTTTAATCAAGTGATCACATGATGTAAcataatttaatttgttttaatttctagAAGATTGTGCAATGGAAACCAAGTGAATGACATGGTGAACAATTTAAGAAACAGTAATTTAATCTTTTAGGTTTATTCTGCAGAGGTATACATTttgcaaaaaggaaaaaaaaggttggACCTTTGATCACAAGTAATTGTATATCTTAATAGTGATATGTTTTATggtaggggtggtacggttcatgaaaaaacatccgaaccgcttGGTTCGCTCGTCTCcattcggagcgtgtgtgcgtcgcacggttggtcagtacactgttaatgtgcactaaccacttactgccgcaGTGCCCACTTTcaacacctatgttaaaacacttagcGGAAATGATgagtgggatgagcgtgacaaacgcaacacatggcagctgattggacgaacgcgtcacgcgagtcttgctgctcccgaatttcaaaacagactctaatggcgtctcgttctgaatacgatctcgtattttacaaaaatagttcaccgaaacgtgtttctgaaaacattttaaacgagAAATAgaccatacagttgctgaatctgtctgtttttgtgatcgacagtcagtttaaaagattttcgtcagattttgagaggcggcgagccgaccgctcctcaggtggagtgtggagtgctggTCATGTCACGTGTAGAAATGTCAAGTGGGAGAGAAAAGGAAGGCTGCCGGGAGCTGGAGTATGCGCCAGCGTCGTataagtctggtgtgtgggaacattttggatttcatgttacctatgatgacagcagaaataaaacaataggtagaactgccactgtgtgcaagcattgtgcaacatgcattcaatatgctaattttagctatatatcatatgctgaagtatatttctggagtgttaaagattaaaagaaaaaataacaagaaccgtacagaaccgaaaaccgtgaccgtaaaaccgtgatacgaaccgaaccgtgggttttgtgaaccgtgCCACCCCTACTTTATGGTATAGTAAAGAAAGTCAATTGAGAATCCCCCTACTGATAAAATAACCTGATGGGGATGTGATTTGTTGTCTAGTCTAGTGAAGTAAATAACTGCAAAAACAAGCTAACTCATTCTATTAAAGCAAAGATCCTGTAAATCCAGTCCTGCTCATGGACTAGCCCAACAATTTTCTAATAAAGCAAGATATTAAAGGGACAGCAGTATAAACAGTGTAGCAAAATATGTGAGGGGTAACACATTTCTATTGTCTCACGGTATAGTTCATATATTGCCCACCCCCGGCACTGATTACTAATAAACAAGCATTGACACAAACTGGTGGCAATGCTGACCAACTAACCTATCATTTCTATCTACTATAACGTTGTTATCTGCTGACTCACCCAAACATGCCGCGGCCCCCACCATGGCGTAGAGCCCTGGAGTGATGCAGTCTGCTCCCACCTCACACCACTCTTTGAACAAGAACCAGTCGTGGTGATAATAGGCCAGCTGCTCCACGGCGATGCCAACGATTCGCCCTGCGATCGCCCCGATAGCCATGCTGGGGATGAACAAGCCTGACGGTACCTAAGGAtgagaaacaggaagtggtttTAGCGTTGATAAAGACATGCAGGGTGAAGCACCTGCCCTGTTAGGAAAGACTATCCAGGGATCACCTTGAGTCCAAAGGTGAATATAGTCATGATGATTTTGAAGATGAGCGCCAGGCAGAGCTGCCACATGGCGGCGTAGACGCCGGGCCCTGCCGGCCGGTTGGGGTTGTCGGTGAAGGCCTTACTGCCATTCATCTGGCTGCGATACTGGCAGAGCTGCGAAGACTCCAGCGGCCCACAGTCGGTGAACAGCTCCTTTATCAGCTCGCTGGTGTTCTGACGAGTGTACGGGTTTGGGAAAGCAACCACAGCTGTGATGGCTGCCACAAAGATTACCTCCAACACCGGGTACTTGCCTGAAGAGAGGGATAAAGCAACATGTCAGATTGTGGGAGGATGGGGAAATTACAACTATCAAAGTTGTGTCTGCTAAAACAGGAGCCGCCGGAAACCTCTCAACATGCCCCTTTCTTTCCACTTTAAGTGTTTCTAATAGCTGCTTGTAGAGAATTGTAACGTGCTTAGCCATTCATctttttgtgcagcactttggaaaccttgtgtttgtttaaattgtgctatataaataaagtggattggattggattgctCCATAATGATCAGAACGTTAAAGATGACAGAAACGATAAAGCTGTCATCCTTAACCTTTTAAATCACACTAGCatttcatttctctctgctcatGCAAACAGCTGACAGTGATCTCCCAGACAGCCCCATCAATTCCAACAACTACCTCCACACCTGGGCTGGCTGACACTTTGAATCATGAAGCAAGACAGAGTACTTGCCGAAGCGTGTCGACTTGCGCCGCCGGCACCAAGCGATGTTGGCTCGGATGAAGAAGGCGCCCCAGAGGCCTCCGAAAACTCCCAGAAGGATGAAAGGGATGAGCTCAAACAGGTACCACGGCGTGTGGTACTCCACGTAGAACAGTACCAGACGGCTGTTACCAAACGGGTTGATGGAGCGCAGGACGAAGGCTGCCACCAGGGCGGCAAAGAAGGAGCGCCACAACGTCTTGAGAGGGAAGTAGTAGCTCACctttaggagagagagagagaagagatgtTCACTTTAATGCTGCATCCTGCCATTTACACTGGGCATTATGTTGTGATTTTGGAGCATGAAAGTGAAGCTTCAGAGTCATTTCTGGTCAGTTCAACAGTCTACCACAACATGTGCTGTACCTCCTCCAAGCTGAAGAGCACTCCTCCAATTGGGGCTCCAAAAGCAACAGACACCCCAGCCGCCGACGCAGCAGAGAGAACCTGagaggacaaaacaaacacacctcAGCTGATGTGATGGGGTCTAAAACACAGTCATATTTTCATTATATTAGAATACCAGGGGGACATCAAAGAATGTCAGACAATTTATCAATGGAATAATCTTCTCTCACCTCTCGTTTCTTGGCCTCGTTCTTGCTGTACTTGGGGAAGAGGTAGGAGAAGATGTTCCCACAGCAGCAGGCCACGTGGACCAGGGGACCCTCCTTCCCCAGGCTGAGGCCAGACGCCACAGCCAGCACCAGAGTGATGGTCTTGATCATCAGGGTCCACTTGCCCAGGTATCCCCGGATGATAAACCCACTCAGGATGGTCTTGATCTGGGGACAGAGGGGCGGGTAAAGAGGAAGTGATTAATTAGTGATGTGATTAGTGAGGTCATATATCATACTCAATCCCAACTACTAATAAAATATTTTAGATATGCTTTTTCAATCTTTTTAAAGAATTTCACTCAGGTTTTGCTTTAGCTGCATCTCTACCTCCTGAtctttttctctattttgttattgtcaacatGTTCAAAGTCTCCATCTACACACTTTAGTTGGCAATGCAGTTCCAGCTTtctagaacattttttgaaagcTCAGAGCGCTCActtaaaaatgttaatttttttcACAGCACGGTCAAACCTGTCACATCTCCCTGCTGCCCACTGAATTAACTATATTAAGCCACTTCAAGATTAAAAGGGAAACCCCAGTAGCATGAAAACACGCTGTGAGGGTTCCGGAGAGCGCATTAGATCAGTTTCATGGAGAGTTAGAGGCAGCTACAGAGATTTATAGGTTTTCTATTTCATGTGCTACTTTGAGTTTCTGACACCCAGAGCAAATTGATTGGACATGAGAGAACTGAGAGATAAAACAGCACATCAATAATCTGCATAAATCCTACAAAGGCTCCTTCACCCACTCTGAAAAACAGAGACAGGAAAGACAGGCACAAAGAAAGATAGCCTGCAAACCTCATTAAGGTTGATAAAAAACGTATGTGGCAAAAAGTAGTTTGGGGCTGTGTGACTGAACAAACTTGACTGACTGTTAAAACCTCTTAAAAGAAATGTTTGAATTGTTGCATGAAAAACAACTCTCTTGGATGTTGGAGTTTCACACAAGAACTTCAATGCACCACCAAGGAGAGGTTTCGAAATGACCCCTGTATGCAGCTGCAAGTAGGTTCCAAATGTACCTGAAAGGGTTTTGTAAAAGCGCCATTTTCCTCACCTCAGGGATCCCAGagccgcaggcgtagggagcaAATACCTTgaccagacagacagccaggaAGGCGAAGGACAGAGCCCAGTAGATGTACATGAAGTAGTTCATGATGTACGAGCCGGGCCCCTGCAGAGAGGTGAGAGGTAAAAGAGTCAACACCTTGAAACTAACTGGTACCAAAAAGCATACATGTAATGTGAGAAGAGaggcatgcatgtgtgtgtgtgtgtgtgtgtgtgtgtgtgtgtgttgtgcggaGTATGGATGTAAATGATCTCTGAGCACTGTTTCTTTCTCCATTGATTTTTTAACAGAAATACAGTTTTCATTCACAAATTATTTTCAATCGTCCCTTCTTTTTGTCGCGGGTCAGCTATTGCAATTAAATCTCAATACTAGGCCTGTAACCATTATTTCATAATTGTCTAACCGCAACATTTTTTAAGTATCGCCGTCTCTTTCTTTAACCGCAATTAACCGCTGGtgggcttttaatgtgaaacagcACTGCTAAAAGTGTTGAATTGTAACTGAGGATAGCATGATAGCAATAAAAAGGTGTAAATAATTAGTGATTAAACCGCATCAtaactgaaagcagcagaggaGTAGGTCTGACATGTTATACTGATGTGAATTATGCAAATGTACATTTTCCCAACAACAGGTAAACATGGAGGACGTCGAGCATGTGCCTGTGCTATTCTACCTCGGCCTGCCCCAGTATTAGCTCAGCCCAGCTCTTCCACTGAGGACACTTGTCCCGCTCAGCGAAGGTGGTCTCATTGGAAGTCCAGCAGCACTGCTCGTGGTTGAACCACATGGCGCTCAGACACACGCCCTCCTTCAGgtcgttcatccaatcagcaaCAATGTCAATCAGGCCAGCCAAAGCACCtggcaggaggaggagaaccaggaaggAAAAGAGGGGCGAAAAGGTGAAggcagggaggagagaggaaatagAAAAAGAGACGCAGAGGAAGTTAGCTTGCTAGTTATGCTACCGCCATGCTACGAGCCGGTCATCAATTCAAAACAGCAAGGTACACCTAATTCTGTAAACGTCAAGGTATcgaaagaaaatacaaaaatacaacattAAAGCAAAAGGggaatttcagtatttttcaacctgaaccctattttcccatggatttgtgtctaagtgactaattgTCAATTAAACACATATCACAAAGTGCTTCCGTTTGTGGTTAAATGAGAGCAAAAGATGGAGCGAGACCAAGAGAAAGACTGAGCATGAGCTGCCTGAGGCAAAGCATGTGAGTGTAACGAGCAGAGAAGATaacggccatgtgtgtgtgtgtgtgtgtgtgtgtgtgtgtgtgtgtgtgtgtgtgagagtgtgtgtgtgtgtgtgcgtgcgtgtgtgtgtttgtattgtaaGGGTGCATTGTGTGTTACCTGAGGCCAAGCCAGTGAGCGTCACCACCAGCCACCCAGACCAGGCATCGTACAGGCTCTTTGTGAACTCCCATGCTGACTCCTTTTTCTTACTGTTaatctaaaaacacacacacaaaaaagcaaaattaaatacatgaataacagAAAACTATATTTACTAAGCTTAAGAAAAGTGTCATTAGATGAACAAGTATCAAAATAATACGCAAGTAGGTCAAAAGTTTATAACTACTCCCCAATGATAAGCAATTCAGTAATCTACTCAAGTGGCAGGATTTCCACTGTTGCTTCAATAAAACGATAAAATTCCTGTAAGGCAGGTAAGACCAggttataaaaacaaatgtttgataaagtattcaaataatattaaaattcTCATGCAAGTCCCGCACTAAATCACTTATGAAAAGCGGACTGTAACGTTGTGTCAATATTTGGATAAAAGTGTTGACAGAGAGGTTGTATCCTAGACCTGGAGATGTCTGGCAGGAAGCCGACAGTCTATTGTTTGTTCACTCACTCTGGTTCATTCATGAGTTCATGCTAATGAAGACTGTAAGATATAGTTGAAAGCTCCAAATCAAGCTGGTCAGTGGACCACAGGAATTTCTTTCTTGACAAACTAGATTTCTGCAATACAATAATATCTTAAAAGTAGTGGTTTGctcaaataattaataataaataattttgaaGCAGAAAACTTGATATTAAATCATTTTTCCTTGGCTTTTCTGTTCATGAAGTTTAGTTTTCTGTCAGATGTCGGGCTATTTCCCCCCTCTGTTAAGCCATTTAGGGTAAAACTGCTGATCTTACATAACTACCCAGTTTGTAGAATCAGTTTGTGCAATCCAAAACAAAGTATTGCTCCACAGGAAGTGTGTAAGACATTCATCTCTGTGCAGCAGAGGATTTTTCACTGACATCAGCTAATGTGGCTTTATGAACTGAAAATAGGCTGAGCTACGATGATACTTCCGAGAGCTGAGTATCAATCTGAATCTTCTATTATAACCTCACTGTGAGAAGTGTTTTCAAAAACCCATGTTTTAAAGCCAAAAGCCTCAGTATGCTTCAGACAAAGTGCATGTTAGATTGCCTAAAGGGGTTATACTACAAAAGAAGTAGTTTGTTCAACGTGTTGTCCGACTGCATTGGAAATCAAAAGTGTGTTGTTACGAACAGCCACGCTGGAAGGTGTGAAAAGTGAAAAGCCGATCAGAGATTTGATTGTTGAAATATGAGGATAACGGCGAACATTTTCAGTCTCTCCTGGAAGACATTCATAGTGTTACCCCTTAGTTGGTCACACGAAAAGTACTACAAACTGACTTGTTGTCGTATGAACTAGCCTGTTTAAAGTATACTGAGACCTCTAAGGTTAAAGGTTGCCAGCCTCAGTCTCCTCACCTTGCGGTGCCTCTCGCGGTCCTTGCACTTCTCACGGACCCAGTCGATGGTGTGGAAGTCGTCGTAGGTCCCCACACCAGGGATGGGCTCCTCTAGGAAGTCCAACAGGTGGGTGGTGCTGCTGGGTGCCCCGCCCCCG
The sequence above is drawn from the Sander lucioperca isolate FBNREF2018 chromosome 17, SLUC_FBN_1.2, whole genome shotgun sequence genome and encodes:
- the clcn3 gene encoding H(+)/Cl(-) exchange transporter 3 isoform X4 — encoded protein: MESEQLYHRGYCRNSYNSIASASSDEELLDGAGVIMDFHTTEDDNLLDGDATSPGSNYVMSNGGGAPSSTTHLLDFLEEPIPGVGTYDDFHTIDWVREKCKDRERHRKINSKKKESAWEFTKSLYDAWSGWLVVTLTGLASGALAGLIDIVADWMNDLKEGVCLSAMWFNHEQCCWTSNETTFAERDKCPQWKSWAELILGQAEGPGSYIMNYFMYIYWALSFAFLAVCLVKVFAPYACGSGIPEIKTILSGFIIRGYLGKWTLMIKTITLVLAVASGLSLGKEGPLVHVACCCGNIFSYLFPKYSKNEAKKREVLSAASAAGVSVAFGAPIGGVLFSLEEVSYYFPLKTLWRSFFAALVAAFVLRSINPFGNSRLVLFYVEYHTPWYLFELIPFILLGVFGGLWGAFFIRANIAWCRRRKSTRFGKYPVLEVIFVAAITAVVAFPNPYTRQNTSELIKELFTDCGPLESSQLCQYRSQMNGSKAFTDNPNRPAGPGVYAAMWQLCLALIFKIIMTIFTFGLKVPSGLFIPSMAIGAIAGRIVGIAVEQLAYYHHDWFLFKEWCEVGADCITPGLYAMVGAAACLGGVTRMTVSLVVIVFELTGGLEYIVPLMAAVMTSKWVGDAFGREGIYEAHIRLNGYPFLDAKEEFTHITLAREVMRPRRSDPPLAVLTQDDLTVEELQSTINETSYNGFPVIVSKESQRLVGFALRRDITIAIENARRKQEGIMLNSRVYFTQHAPTLPADSPRPLKLRSILDMSPFTVTDHTPMEIVVDIFRKMGLRQCLVTHNGNVLGIITKKNILEHLEELKQHTEPLIDDI